The following are encoded in a window of Sminthopsis crassicaudata isolate SCR6 chromosome 3, ASM4859323v1, whole genome shotgun sequence genomic DNA:
- the LOC141562111 gene encoding uncharacterized protein LOC141562111, with protein sequence MAKMQEFTKRKLCSSSSRAGAGAAGGRGFRPKLVREATPVRGAAGGGSLSGARWGFAPAASPAAITNLLPGKVRRRKGEGEGLGGEGSPGPPTRCARVCGAGRLLLCGLHPLLHHSARPGGRCISFHTSTASGGGGCCCRCSRCRRRCHCRYCCCCRRCRCAWRGPPPLPPCRTRGPGADSGSRPRPQRPPPGFRGRNVGAQESPRGEGLGSQAAGWGRVTGPGQAAAPLSHTRTHTHTPTHSHTGVTRRRRRPLTAPPSSPCHRHQSLRLQNTTRTAAATSRFCSYSFFSAAAAVTSTHRQAPPPPSAHTQQGPAASPSPNTPPPPLNSTRRPDFVCPGPRQPQRISRA encoded by the exons ATGGCCAAGATGCAAGAATTC ACAAAAAGAAAACTGTGTTCGAGTTCCTCCAGAGCAGGAGCCGGAGCGGCAGGAGGGAGAGGTTTCCGCCCCAAGCTAGTCCGAGAAGCGACTCCTGTGCGCGGTGCGGCCGGGGGAGGCTCCCTTAGTGGAGCTCGGTGGGGATTCGCTCCAGCAGCATCTCCCGCCGCTATTACCAACCTCCTCCCCGGTAAGGTGCGGCGgcggaagggggagggggaagggctcGGGGGTGAGGGGAGTCCAGGCCCCCCGACCCGGTGCGCGCGTGTGTGTGGAGCTGGACGGCTGCTTCTCTGCGGGCTGCACCCCTTACTCCATCACAGCGCCAGGCCGGGCGGGAGATGCATCAGCTTCCACACTTCTACTGCAAGCGGTGGCGGCGGATGTTGCTGTCGCTGtagccgctgccgccgccgctgccactgccgctactgctgctgctgccgccgctgcCGCTGTGCTTGGCGGGGCCCGCCGCCGCTTCCCCCATGTCGGACGCGGGGCCCCGGGGCTGATTCCGGTTCTCGGCCCCGGCCCCAGCGTCCACCACCCGGCTTTCGCGGAAGGAACGTGGGTGCGCAGGAATCACCtcggggggaggggctggggtCGCAGGCGGCGGGATGGGGGCGGGTAACAGGCCCGGGCCAGGCCGCGGCGCCCCTCTctcacacacgcacgcacacacacacaccaacacaCTCACACACCGGGGTCACCAGGCGCAGGCGCCGCCCCCTCACTGCCCCGCCATCTTCTCCCTGCCACAGGCACCAGTCCCTCCGCCTTCAGAACACGACGAGGACAGCCGCCGCCACCTCCCGCTTCTGCAGCTACAGCTTCTTTTCGGCCGCCGCCGCGGTCACCAGCACACACCGCCAGGCCCCGCCGCCGCCCAGCGCACACACACAGCAAGGCCCGGCCGCAAGCCCCTCCCCCAACACACCACCGCCACCCCTGAACTCCACACGCCGCCCCGACTTTGTCTGTCCCGGGCCGCGGCAGCCGCAACGGATCTCACGGGCTTAG